A single Sorex araneus isolate mSorAra2 chromosome 8, mSorAra2.pri, whole genome shotgun sequence DNA region contains:
- the LYPD3 gene encoding ly6/PLAUR domain-containing protein 3, producing MDSARTAGAPERTWRLGWRLLLLCLLLREGAQALECYSCVQKADDGCARHRMKVVKCAPGVDVCTEAVGAVETIHGQFSVAVRGCGSGLAGKNDRGLDLHGILAFIQLQQCTQDRCNTKLNLTSRALTPAGNESAPHPNGTECYSCVGLSREACKGTAPPVVSCYNASDRVYKGCFDGNVTLTAANVTVSLPVRGCVQDDLCTRDAVTGPGFTLSGSCCYGSRCNSDLRNKTYFSPRIPPLVLLPPPQTTTEAPTTPAPTTPAPTSTPAPTTLPPTSSSQPTPAPTRQTPPQEVEPEVSRREESSLAGGAAGHQERSNTAQHPASGGAPNKGSATRSAQLAALVLAVAVGALL from the exons ATGGACTCCGCCAGGACGGCGGGTGCCCCGGAGAGAacgtggaggctgggctggcggctGCTCCTGCTGTGTTTGCTGCTTCGAGAAG GAGCACAGGCCCTGGAGTGCTACAGCTGCGTGCAGAAGGCAGATGATGGCTGTGCACGGCACAGGATGAAGGTGGTGAAGTGTGCACCCGGCGTGGATGTCTGCACGGAGGCTGTGGGGGCCGTGGAGACGA TCCATGGGCAATTCTCGGTGGCAGTACGGGGCTGCGGCTCAGGACTTGCTGGCAAGAATGACCGCGGGCTGGACCTCCACGGGATTCTGGCCTTCATCCAGCTGCAGCAATGCACCCAGGACCGCTGCAACACCAAGCTCAACCTCACCTCGCGGGCGCTCACACCAGCAG GCAATGAGAGTGCTCCTCACCCCAACGGTACCGAGTGCTACAGCTGCGTGGGGCTAAGCCGGGAGGCTTGCAAAGGTACTGCGCCTCCTGTCGTGAGTTGCTACAATGCCAGCGACCGTGTCTACAAGGGCTGTTTCGATGGCAACGTCACTCTGACTGCAG CTAATGTGACCGTGTCTTTACCTGTCCGGGGCTGCGTCCAGGATGACCTTTGCACTCGGGATGCCGTGACCGGCCCCGggttcacgctcagcggctcctgCTGCTATGGGTCCCGCTGTAACTCGGACCTGCGCAACAAGACCTACTTCTCCCCCAGAATCCCACCTCTGGTCCTGCTGCCGCCTCCTCAGACCACCACGGAGGCCCCCACCACGCCGGCCCCCACCACCCCGGCCCCCacttccacccccgcccccaccaccctgcctcccACCTCGTCGTCCCAACCCACCCCAGCTCCTACCAGGCAGACGCCTCCGCAGGAAGTGGAGCCCGAGGTCTCCAGGAGAGAGGAATCGAGCTTGGCAGGCGGGGCTGCTGGCCACCAGGAGCGGAGTAACACGGCCCAGCACCCCGCAAGTGGGGGGGCCCCCAATAAGGGCTCGGCAACTCGCTCTGCCCAGCTGGCGGCTCTTGTGTTGGCCGTGGCTGTGGGTGCCCTGTTATGA